The following nucleotide sequence is from Anaerococcus sp. Marseille-Q7828.
ACTGATGATAAGATAATCTATGAATTTAGGGACGATGTGACAAGAATCTACACAGATTACGCAAATGGCGAATATGGTGACACTCTATACATAGATGGTAGTTATTCCTATTTAGATAGGATATTGGGAGGAGAAAAGCAAGTTCTCACTCTTGATAAAAAAGACTACAATGTAATTTTGTATAACAATAACGGCAACAAGGCAGCAAAGGTCTTATACGACCCTAATGGCAACACAATAAATTCTGGGTCTCTTTCCTTGCCTAGATTGATATTTGCTTTTTATGCAAAAATAGCTTTATGCCTATTTGTTTTAGGACTAATCTTATCATTTACAATTTTTAGAAAATGGGATAAGTTCAAGAAAATTAGACTAGTAAGTTTGCCTCTTTCCTATGTCATAGCTACTTTTCTCATAAAAGGTTACGACTTAGCAAGCTTTCACCCAGTCCGAGACCTAGGATTCATCCTAATCACCGCCCTTGCTATTTACCTTTTTATATTCTCAACAAGCCAATATTTTGAAGAAAAAGAAAAATATAAAATATAGTTGGGTAATAAACTATTAGGAGGATATCATGATAGATCATATAACACTACAAGTTTCAAACTTAGATAAATCAAAGAAATTTTACGAAGAAATTTTAAATGAAATTGGATTAGCTAAAGTAGCAGATGATGAATATGGGGTTGCTTTTGGCAAAGAAGATTCTAACACAGCACCTGAGTTATGGCTTGATAAAGGCAACCCCAACAAAACCCATATAGCTTTTAGAGTTAACAGTGAAGAAGAAGTTAAAAACTTCTACAAGAAGGCTATTGAACTAGGTGCAAGTGACAACGGTGGTCCAGGCATACGCGAAAAATACGCTCCAAACTACTACGCAGCATTTTTCCACGACTTTGATGGAAATAATATAGAGGCTGTATATTACAAGTAATAAGCATAAGAAAAGTGGCTCTTGGGCCACTTTTAATGTGCAATAATTTATTTATATTTATAGAAACCTTCACCAGTTTCTCTACCTAGCAGACCTTTTTCAGCCATTTGCTCAAGTTTTACTAGTGCTTTACCAATATCAGTTTCAGGATCAAGTGCATCTGGACTCATTTTAACAACGTTGATAATAGTTGTAAGTCCTACCATATCTATAATTTCAAATGGTCCCATTGGTGAGCCAGTAGATATTTTCCAATCCATGTCTATATCATCATAATCAGCTACTTCTGCCCCATAAAGTCTTAGACCAGCACCTAAGAAAGGACCTAAAAGTGAATTTAGGATATATCCAGGTTGTTCCTTATTGAGAACTGCTGGATACATACCAATATCTTTTGCAAATTGAGTCACAATTTCAGTAGCTTCATCACTTGTAGTATCATGTCTCATGATTTCAGCAATGTTTTGTCTGTGTATATCGTTAGCAAAATGCAATGATAGGTATTTTTCCTCTCTTCCTGTGAATTCCTTGAAACTAGATGGTAGCAAGGTAGAAGAGTTGGTTACTAAAATAGCATCTTCTTTTAAATATGGAGCTAATTTCTTGTAAAATTCAGTTTTTTCATCTGGAATTTCTGCGATTGTTTCTATAACGAGATCAGCATCTTTGACAGCTTCTTCCAGATTTGTTAAAAATTTTAGTCCCTTATATGCATTTTCATTTACTTTTTTAAGTTCTTCGATTCTTTCTTCTGTTATTTCACTTTTATCATTAAAAAAAGATCTTGGATAATTTGGATTTTCTGCACCAATATATGCTGGGGCTAATTTTAGTTCTTGGGCATAAATTTCATTAATTTTTGCAAGTCTTGGTTTCATTCTCTCTATGGAACCCTCACTTCTGCCCCATAAAGTTACGTCAAATCCGTGAAAAGCAATAGCATATGCAATTTGTGCACCAAGCACGCCACCACCTGCTACTGTAACATTTTTTATAGCCATATTATCTCCTTTATCACTGTATTATACTTATATATAATACCCAAATCTTTCAAAAAATATCACAAAAAAACGGCTATTAACCGTTTTCTTAATTCTCGTCGTCGTCATATTTAAGTACTGCAAGGAAGGCATCTTGTGGGACTGCTACGCTGCCGAGTTGACGCATACGCTTTTTACCTTCTTTTTGTTTTTCAAGAAGCTTTTTCTTCCTGGATATATCTCCCCCGTAGCACTTTGCTATAACATCTTTTCTTAGGGCCCTTACAGTTTCCCTTGCTATAATCTTGCCACCTATGGCTGCTTGGATAGGGATTGCAAATTGTTGACGTGGTATCTCATCTTTGAGCTTTTCAACTATACCACGACCCCTAGTATAAGCACTATCCCTGTGGACAATGATTGATAGGGCATCTACAACTTCATCGTTAATTAGGATTTCAAGTTTTACTAGATCTGATTCCTGATAACCAATTAGTTCATAATCAAGAGAAGCATAGCCACGTGTTCTAGATTTTAAACTATCAAAGAAGTTATATATTACCTCATTTAGTGGGATTTTGTATTTGATAGAAACTCTGGTCTCGTCAATATAGGTCATATCTATCAGTTCCCCACGTCTGTTTTGGGCAAGGTTCATAACTTGGCCAATATAGTCAGATGGAGTTATAATCTCAGTCCTTGTGATTGGTTCTTTGATATAGTCAATTGTAGCAGGATCTGGGAAATCATTTGGGTTTTGGATTTCTATCTCTTTATCATTGCCCTTGGTTTTGATCCTATATATAACTGATGGAGCTGTTGCTATGATATTTAGGTCATATTCACGCTCTAATCTTTGGGTTATGATGTCCATGTGGAGCAATCCCAAAAATCCTGAACGCAAACCTACACCAAGAGCTTGGGAGTTTTCTTGTTCAAATACTAGGGCCGCATCATTTACTTGAAGCTTTTCTAGGGCATCGCGAAGTTTATCAAAACTTTCCCCCTCAGCTGGATATATACCAGAATAAACCATAGGAAGTACTTCCTTATAGCCAGATAAAGCTTTTTCAGTAGGATCATCTGCTAGGGTTATGGTATCGCCAACTCTGGCATCCTTTACTTCCTTAATAGAAGCTTCTATAAAACCTACATCACCAGATCTTAGTTCTTTTGTCTCTATGCGATTTTTCATGGTGTAGCCTACTGTATTTACCTCGTAGGTCTTACCAGTATTCATCATCTTTATCTCATCGCCAGGTTTTACCACCCCTTCAAACACTCTGACATAGCATATTACTCCACGATAGGAATCGTAATAAGAATCAAATATTAGAGCCTTTAGTGGCTTATCATCGTGGTCTTCTGGAGCTGGGACATTTGCTACTATATCTTCCAAAACATCTTCAATATTTAAGCCTGTTTTAGCAGAAACTAGGGGAATGCCCTCTGTATCTAAGCCAATTTGGCTTTCAATTTCTGCTTTGATTTCATCAACTCTAGCAGAGGGTAGATCAATTTTGTTTAGTACTGGCAATATTTCCAAATCTTGTTCTAGGGCAAGGTATGTATTGGCTAGTGTTTGTGCCTCTACCCCTTGGCTAGCATCTACTACAAGAATCGCACCCTCACAAGCCTTAAGTGATCTTGAAACCTCGTAGTTAAAGTCCACATGTCCTGGGGTATCTATTAAATTTAAATCGTAAATCTTTCCATCATTAGCCTTATAGTGAATCTTAATTGACTTAAGCTTAATTGTTATACCACGCTCACGTTCTAGATCCATGTCATCTAGCATTTGGTTGGTCATCTCTCTTTGTGATATGTGTTCTGATTTTTCAATCAGCCTATCAGCAAGTGTGGATTTACCATGGTCTATGTGAGCTATGATGGAGAAATTTCTTATATTTTCTTTTCTCTTTGTCATCTAATTAGTCTCATTTCCATATGGATTACTATCTATTTTACCAAAGTCATCAAAAGGATAAAATCTCAAAAATGCATGGCCTACTATATCATTTTTCATAACAGGTCCAAAGTTTCTAGAATCATTGCTAGCTCCTTCTTCCCTATTATCTCCCATTACAAAATACTCATCTTCGCCGAGTGTCCAAAAAGTTCCATCAGCCTCTGGCAAAGTGTAGTCAACAGAAATATATGTTTCGTCAAGCTCATTGCCATTTAGGTAGACTTTCTCGTCTTTAAGTTCTATAGTATCCCCAGGTACACCAATAACTCTTTTAACATAAAGTTTATTAAGATCATCAGGAGCCTTTAGGATTACAATATTTCCCCTATGGTAATCCTTAAAACGAGGTCCAATCTTATCTACCAAAAGCATATCATCATGGTAGAGGGTATTTTGCATAGAAAAGCCAGCCACCTTAGTAGCATCAATCAAGAACATCTTTATTACAGTAGCTATCAACAAAGCTATAGCTATGGTCTTGATCCAATCTAAGATTATGTCAGTTAAACTTTCCTCATTCTTATTTTTTTTATTATCGTCCCCACTGTCATTTGGGACATAGATTTTTTCTTCAGTCATTATATATTCCTCTCATTTCTTCTTATATTATAAACTATATTTGCAAAACTACAAAAATCTAGACAAAAAAATCTAGATAACTTGTAAGTTTCCTTCCTTTATGGTAGAATAAATCAGTCAAGCAAAAATAGTTGAAAAGAAAGAGGGTGAAATAATGGCTAATATTAAATCAGCTCAAAAGAGAATTGAAACAACAAAAAGAGATACTCTTAAAAACAAATCTCGCAAATCTGAAGTTAAAACATACATCAGAAAATTTGATGAAGCAATTGAAGCTGGAGACATCGACAAAGCTCGCGAAATTTTCATTCACGTTGACAAAAGAATGAAACAAGCAGAAGCTAAAAATGTATTCCACAAAAATAAAGTAGCTAGAACAACATCTAGACTTCAAAGAGCATTAAACAACGCTCAATAATAATATGAGTAATTATCAGTAATGGATCCTCACATATGACTACTGATAATTACTCATTTTTTATTTGCAAATCTTCTGAATTAGAAGCAATAATTCTATTTTCATATCAAAATCTGTCGATTTTTGCCTTACTTCCATATCAAAAAGCCTAGAGTGGATGTCAAAAAGCTCTTCGTATGTAAAATTATTTATAAATCCCCTGACCTTCCTAAGCTCATATGGACTTATACCTATGCTTTTCATAATATAAGCGTCATTTTTATTATTAGTAAATAAAGTCTTGATTCCAATAATATTTCTAAATTGCCTAATAATCATATGAAAGATCATAAACAAATCTTCATCCCTTGTTACCATATTTAGATAGGTGGTAGATGCTAATTTCAAATCTTTCCTTGATATGGCATCGGTTAAGTTAAATATGTTTAGATTTAAAATCTGATCTAGTTGGTCGTAGACATCTTTTTCTTTTACAATCTCATCTTCAGAACTTGCTATGATTTTATCTACTGTATTTACTATATCAAATAGATCAAGGTCACTATCCCTATCTAGGTAGGAAAATCTTTGGACTATTTCTGCAAGCATTGATTTTTTTATTTTCTTGCCGGCTTTGACAAATCTCTTGCCTATAAAATTCTCAAGCTCACTTTTATTTAGCCTATCAATTGTTACGATATTGCCGTATTTTTTAACTTCCTTGTAAAATTTCCCTTTAAAGGGACTAGAGTCAGAAAATATTAGAAATGTAGTGTATTCTGGGAAGTTTTTTATATCACCTGTCAAATTTGTAAGGAGATCTTCGTATTCCTTGAGGGAATTTTTGGATAAATCTATATCTTTCCATATGATATATTTCCTATCTTCCATAACAGGATAGGTCTCATAGGCATTTTTCATATCCTCAAAATCTACATTGCCCTTTAGTTCTATTAGATTAAAGTCAGCAAATGATACTTTTTCCTTTGCAAAATCTATTATGGTTGTATTTAGATAATCTTCCTTAGAATCAAATAAGTAGATTCCTTTTGCCTTATCTTCTATCAAATTTTCCATAAATTCTTTGTAATTCATCTAAAATAACCACCTTTTACATAGCTTTCTACACTAACTTGTTTTTTAAAATTTATCTTTACCATACCATTAATTTGACTATTATATATCTTAACTCCATCTAAATTTTCTATAACTTCCCTAGTCGGGTGACCATATTTGTTGTTTCTGCCTGCAGAAATTAGGGCGATTTGTGGATCTACTTTTTCTACAAAAGATCTAGAAGTAGAAGTCCTCGACCCGTGATGGGATACTTTGAGCACATCAGCTCTTATATTAAGATCATCCTCATATTCACTTGGCAAATCTCCTAAAGTAAGGATTTTAATACCCTTAATATCAATAATATAACCTACTGATTCGGCGTTTTCCTCACCTTCTACCCCATCAAAGACACAAGTAATAGACCCATCTCTTATCTTTATTCTGTCATCTTTTTTTATAATTTTAGGATTGTAAGTCGCTAGAGAATTTGTATTTAATTTAGAAGTCATAATATTTTCAACATTGAAATTATCTACCACGCTACCAATATTACCCGCATGATCACCATCTTCGTGGGATATAAATACTGCCTTAATATTTCTTATTCCCAAGGAATTTAGGTAAGGGATAAGTATCCTCTCTCCTGAATCATAATTATCATACTTTGGTCCACCTACATCAAATAAATAGTAATCTCCCCTATCCTTAAGCAAAAAGGCATCTCCTTGGCCTATGTCAATCATAGTAAAACTTATTTCTGGATTTAAATAATCATAGCAAAGACTAAAACTCACTACAAGAAGATTTATACCATAGAAAAGCTTCAACAACTTCTTGTTAGATCTCCTCATATAAAATATTAGCAATATCAAGACGAATAAATATATAGTCACAAAAATACTTGGATGAGCAAATCTTATATTAAATAGACTAAAGCTATTTAAAAACTTAACAATATTTAAGATAGTAAGCAATAAAAAATCCAAGACCTTAAAAAAAGGACTTACTATAAAACGCAAGACTGGGTACAAAACCACTAGTCCAAAGGCTACATACATAGCTATGGTAAATATTGGCACTACCAAAAAGTTTGCAAGTATAGATAGGAGATTTATATTCCCATAGTAAAATATAGTAAATGGAAAAAGTCCAAGCTGAATAGATCCTGTAAAGGCGAAATTTTCTTTTATTTGATTATTTGAAAATCTTCTTTTTATTTTTGGATATATCAAATAAACGGCGCTGGTAGCCACAAATGATAAGATGAAGCCTGAGTTTAGTAGAGCAAAAGGATTTGCTAGTAATATAAGCATTCCTGCTATTAGTAATGATTTTATCTTATCTTCTGGATTTGCTGTTAAAAAGGCAAGAAATCCTATTAAATTTATGATCAAAACCCTGATTACAGAAAAAGGAAATCCTATCAAATATCCATAAAAAAGACAGATACCTAGAGCTAAGGCGTAGCCATACTTGTAATTAAATCTCGCCAGTATAAATAAGATAAATCCCATAAGCAAATCTATGTGAAGACCTGAAACTGCGAGTATATGTACAAGGCCCAAATCTTTTAT
It contains:
- a CDS encoding zf-HC2 domain-containing protein, with amino-acid sequence MDCNIIKDLIPLYKEGISSKESKKLVEEHIKTCKSCRDYYQSLDDDEVTNNQPLEFVSQSIEKNKKNRSRMIGSLVFSVLLIVFSFLTNPRQIDYDKELIKSSSTDDKIIYEFRDDVTRIYTDYANGEYGDTLYIDGSYSYLDRILGGEKQVLTLDKKDYNVILYNNNGNKAAKVLYDPNGNTINSGSLSLPRLIFAFYAKIALCLFVLGLILSFTIFRKWDKFKKIRLVSLPLSYVIATFLIKGYDLASFHPVRDLGFILITALAIYLFIFSTSQYFEEKEKYKI
- a CDS encoding VOC family protein, whose amino-acid sequence is MIDHITLQVSNLDKSKKFYEEILNEIGLAKVADDEYGVAFGKEDSNTAPELWLDKGNPNKTHIAFRVNSEEEVKNFYKKAIELGASDNGGPGIREKYAPNYYAAFFHDFDGNNIEAVYYK
- a CDS encoding 3-hydroxyacyl-CoA dehydrogenase; translation: MAIKNVTVAGGGVLGAQIAYAIAFHGFDVTLWGRSEGSIERMKPRLAKINEIYAQELKLAPAYIGAENPNYPRSFFNDKSEITEERIEELKKVNENAYKGLKFLTNLEEAVKDADLVIETIAEIPDEKTEFYKKLAPYLKEDAILVTNSSTLLPSSFKEFTGREEKYLSLHFANDIHRQNIAEIMRHDTTSDEATEIVTQFAKDIGMYPAVLNKEQPGYILNSLLGPFLGAGLRLYGAEVADYDDIDMDWKISTGSPMGPFEIIDMVGLTTIINVVKMSPDALDPETDIGKALVKLEQMAEKGLLGRETGEGFYKYK
- the lepA gene encoding translation elongation factor 4, whose amino-acid sequence is MTKRKENIRNFSIIAHIDHGKSTLADRLIEKSEHISQREMTNQMLDDMDLERERGITIKLKSIKIHYKANDGKIYDLNLIDTPGHVDFNYEVSRSLKACEGAILVVDASQGVEAQTLANTYLALEQDLEILPVLNKIDLPSARVDEIKAEIESQIGLDTEGIPLVSAKTGLNIEDVLEDIVANVPAPEDHDDKPLKALIFDSYYDSYRGVICYVRVFEGVVKPGDEIKMMNTGKTYEVNTVGYTMKNRIETKELRSGDVGFIEASIKEVKDARVGDTITLADDPTEKALSGYKEVLPMVYSGIYPAEGESFDKLRDALEKLQVNDAALVFEQENSQALGVGLRSGFLGLLHMDIITQRLEREYDLNIIATAPSVIYRIKTKGNDKEIEIQNPNDFPDPATIDYIKEPITRTEIITPSDYIGQVMNLAQNRRGELIDMTYIDETRVSIKYKIPLNEVIYNFFDSLKSRTRGYASLDYELIGYQESDLVKLEILINDEVVDALSIIVHRDSAYTRGRGIVEKLKDEIPRQQFAIPIQAAIGGKIIARETVRALRKDVIAKCYGGDISRKKKLLEKQKEGKKRMRQLGSVAVPQDAFLAVLKYDDDEN
- the lepB gene encoding signal peptidase I, which codes for MTEEKIYVPNDSGDDNKKNKNEESLTDIILDWIKTIAIALLIATVIKMFLIDATKVAGFSMQNTLYHDDMLLVDKIGPRFKDYHRGNIVILKAPDDLNKLYVKRVIGVPGDTIELKDEKVYLNGNELDETYISVDYTLPEADGTFWTLGEDEYFVMGDNREEGASNDSRNFGPVMKNDIVGHAFLRFYPFDDFGKIDSNPYGNETN
- the rpsT gene encoding 30S ribosomal protein S20, whose product is MANIKSAQKRIETTKRDTLKNKSRKSEVKTYIRKFDEAIEAGDIDKAREIFIHVDKRMKQAEAKNVFHKNKVARTTSRLQRALNNAQ
- the holA gene encoding DNA polymerase III subunit delta, with product MNYKEFMENLIEDKAKGIYLFDSKEDYLNTTIIDFAKEKVSFADFNLIELKGNVDFEDMKNAYETYPVMEDRKYIIWKDIDLSKNSLKEYEDLLTNLTGDIKNFPEYTTFLIFSDSSPFKGKFYKEVKKYGNIVTIDRLNKSELENFIGKRFVKAGKKIKKSMLAEIVQRFSYLDRDSDLDLFDIVNTVDKIIASSEDEIVKEKDVYDQLDQILNLNIFNLTDAISRKDLKLASTTYLNMVTRDEDLFMIFHMIIRQFRNIIGIKTLFTNNKNDAYIMKSIGISPYELRKVRGFINNFTYEELFDIHSRLFDMEVRQKSTDFDMKIELLLLIQKICK
- a CDS encoding DNA internalization-related competence protein ComEC/Rec2, which encodes MRKKIFYCLLGIMAGIGLFINFESLSLIKVMVICGLSAGLLCLFDKKYMIIPLGILLGFILSFFNFRTYKLKDYKEIKAQITILEKRKTADNYRYFVRVKANKIDEKSVLFAEEDLDIGEILLADSDVSIPDTNTNPNLFSYRKYLISKGIGSQLEIKKVYKSSYSKSIFLKARNKFYKYVHQTFEKNLSKTASDFIISVILGENLIENADIKDLGLVHILAVSGLHIDLLMGFILFILARFNYKYGYALALGICLFYGYLIGFPFSVIRVLIINLIGFLAFLTANPEDKIKSLLIAGMLILLANPFALLNSGFILSFVATSAVYLIYPKIKRRFSNNQIKENFAFTGSIQLGLFPFTIFYYGNINLLSILANFLVVPIFTIAMYVAFGLVVLYPVLRFIVSPFFKVLDFLLLTILNIVKFLNSFSLFNIRFAHPSIFVTIYLFVLILLIFYMRRSNKKLLKLFYGINLLVVSFSLCYDYLNPEISFTMIDIGQGDAFLLKDRGDYYLFDVGGPKYDNYDSGERILIPYLNSLGIRNIKAVFISHEDGDHAGNIGSVVDNFNVENIMTSKLNTNSLATYNPKIIKKDDRIKIRDGSITCVFDGVEGEENAESVGYIIDIKGIKILTLGDLPSEYEDDLNIRADVLKVSHHGSRTSTSRSFVEKVDPQIALISAGRNNKYGHPTREVIENLDGVKIYNSQINGMVKINFKKQVSVESYVKGGYFR